From Halobacterium sp. R2-5, the proteins below share one genomic window:
- a CDS encoding alpha/beta hydrolase fold domain-containing protein — protein MADDTEDIASEMRQKAKIETQRKPSSRRSFLRGLGVTASALALPGTALATRDGSDGEDVDVHRDITFAERPAVGEGSHTDGELRLDLYLPQEKNPKPRPVLVYIHGGMWLFGAKDADPYLYEHLARQGFAVASIEYRFIQEGRFPAQIRDVRAAIRWLRAHASEYDLDGDNVGTLGSSAGGHLSALAGVTNGVDEFEGDGPHTDYSSHVQAAGSWFGLFALHKMVETAPPESDFPYEQPQSPESRLVGETIEDNPEAGKYASPITYLDKDDPPLLLYHGKDDGLVGYGQSELMYEKARELCHDSSLYLLDSLGHSTNDVYSALESKPPAEGTTRTVHCRPSENAPDERTKDGPVASMKDVEQFYRKTLRD, from the coding sequence ATGGCTGACGATACAGAAGATATCGCTTCAGAAATGAGGCAAAAAGCGAAAATCGAAACACAGAGAAAACCCTCATCGAGGCGGTCCTTCCTCCGGGGACTCGGCGTCACCGCCTCGGCTCTGGCTCTGCCCGGCACTGCTCTCGCGACCCGAGACGGCTCCGACGGGGAGGACGTCGACGTTCACCGAGATATCACCTTCGCCGAACGGCCGGCAGTCGGCGAGGGGAGTCACACGGACGGCGAACTCAGGCTCGACCTGTACCTCCCACAGGAGAAGAACCCGAAACCGAGACCCGTGCTCGTGTACATCCACGGCGGGATGTGGCTGTTCGGAGCCAAAGACGCGGACCCGTACCTGTACGAGCACCTGGCGCGGCAGGGGTTCGCCGTGGCCAGCATCGAGTACCGGTTCATCCAGGAGGGACGCTTCCCCGCCCAAATTCGGGACGTCCGCGCGGCGATTCGCTGGCTTCGGGCGCACGCGAGCGAGTACGACCTCGACGGCGACAACGTCGGGACGCTCGGGTCGTCAGCGGGAGGCCACCTCTCTGCGCTCGCAGGGGTCACCAACGGAGTCGACGAGTTCGAGGGCGACGGACCCCACACCGACTACTCGAGCCACGTGCAGGCGGCGGGGTCGTGGTTCGGCCTGTTCGCGCTCCACAAGATGGTCGAAACTGCGCCCCCGGAGAGCGACTTCCCGTACGAACAGCCCCAGTCACCAGAGTCGCGACTGGTCGGAGAGACGATCGAGGACAACCCCGAGGCGGGCAAGTACGCCAGTCCGATTACGTACCTCGACAAAGACGACCCGCCGCTCCTGCTCTACCACGGGAAAGACGACGGGCTCGTGGGATACGGACAGAGCGAACTGATGTACGAGAAGGCCCGAGAACTCTGCCACGACAGCTCCCTCTACCTGCTCGACTCGCTCGGCCACTCTACCAACGATGTCTATTCGGCACTCGAGAGCAAGCCACCAGCCGAGGGGACTACCCGAACAGTCCACTGTCGCCCCTCCGAAAACGCCCCGGACGAACGAACGAAAGACGGGCCGGTCGCCTCGATGAAGGACGTGGAACAGTTCTACCGGAAGACGTTGCGAGACTGA
- a CDS encoding DUF2103 domain-containing protein, with the protein MDCRRCGTPLRKPGDYCLVCDTANCDGVVAACDRDHATLTFLDDEDVVGRTDIATVPEDGGEAGVVELRNFAGRIADEIRRKRPEDVFVAGDHDVISAVRTDLRYEVYRVPRENPVEAVVERRGDRSLEVVDEPASEKIGGRHSTLIGDRDGRQAIRTVAAHPNVKKVIPGPIDAGGSGSRTGVRAKVTRADDNGNLRLLVRDGSSVQENRVVTTAMNRETGERVRADLNDALTDEGLRD; encoded by the coding sequence ATGGACTGCCGGCGGTGCGGGACTCCGCTGCGGAAGCCGGGCGACTACTGCCTGGTCTGCGACACCGCGAACTGCGACGGGGTCGTCGCCGCCTGCGACCGCGACCACGCCACGCTCACGTTCCTCGACGACGAGGACGTCGTCGGCCGCACGGACATCGCGACCGTCCCCGAGGACGGCGGCGAGGCGGGCGTCGTCGAACTCCGGAACTTCGCCGGCCGCATCGCCGACGAGATACGGCGCAAGCGCCCCGAGGACGTCTTCGTCGCGGGCGACCACGACGTCATCTCGGCGGTGCGCACGGACCTCCGCTACGAGGTCTACCGCGTCCCCCGCGAGAATCCCGTGGAAGCGGTCGTCGAGCGCCGCGGCGACCGCTCGCTGGAGGTCGTCGACGAGCCCGCCAGCGAGAAGATCGGCGGCCGCCACTCCACGCTCATCGGCGACCGCGACGGCCGGCAGGCGATTCGGACGGTCGCCGCCCACCCGAACGTCAAGAAGGTCATCCCGGGCCCCATCGACGCCGGCGGCTCCGGCTCCCGGACGGGCGTCCGCGCGAAGGTCACGCGCGCCGACGACAACGGCAACCTCCGGCTGCTCGTCCGGGACGGCTCCAGTGTCCAGGAGAACCGCGTCGTCACCACGGCGATGAACCGCGAGACCGGCGAGCGCGTGCGCGCCGACCTCAACGACGCGCTCACGGACGAGGGACTGCGGGACTGA
- the truD gene encoding tRNA pseudouridine(13) synthase TruD — MREAHELERAVGMAYYASDSDGTGGRLRESPADFRVTEIEEFDTQPVDADVGDYPWLVLRATLTSWDTNDFARELANRLGMSRERVTWAGTKDRHAVTTQLFAAREVEPEDLPEISDAEVEVVGRAGRGLAFGDLAGNEFRVVVRDPDAPEQAEAVTGALAAFAGGDPGVPNYFGQQRFGSKRPVTHEVGLAILRGDWESAAMAYLGNPTEYEPEDSSRARRFVEDTRDWQAALAEFPSRLRYERTMLHELADGGGFRDAVETFPSNLQRLFVHAAQSYAFNRMLSERMERGLPFHEPVEGDVVWFAESDAPEGVARPDSSREQRVTADRVDVMARHCARGRAFVTAPLVGTDTELAEGEPGEIERSVLDDLDLEPADFDLPGEFDSSGTRRAVLLRPDLDVRKTTTSSSAVSRKTESSEMTRDADGVSRTTHQNAERSEDVERDPLAFEFSLPSGSYATVVLREYLKTSPLDL; from the coding sequence ATGCGCGAGGCTCACGAACTCGAACGCGCCGTCGGGATGGCGTACTACGCCAGCGACAGCGACGGCACCGGCGGCCGCCTCCGGGAGTCGCCGGCCGACTTCCGCGTCACCGAAATCGAGGAGTTCGACACCCAGCCCGTCGACGCCGACGTCGGCGACTACCCGTGGCTCGTCCTGCGCGCGACGCTGACGTCGTGGGACACCAACGACTTCGCCCGCGAGCTCGCGAACCGCCTCGGGATGAGCCGCGAGCGCGTGACGTGGGCGGGCACGAAGGACCGCCACGCCGTCACCACGCAGCTGTTCGCCGCCCGCGAAGTCGAGCCAGAGGACCTCCCCGAGATTTCGGACGCCGAGGTCGAGGTCGTCGGGCGCGCCGGCCGCGGGCTGGCGTTCGGCGACCTCGCGGGCAACGAGTTCCGCGTCGTCGTCCGGGACCCGGACGCGCCCGAACAGGCCGAGGCCGTCACCGGCGCCCTCGCGGCGTTCGCGGGCGGCGACCCCGGCGTGCCGAACTACTTCGGCCAGCAGCGCTTCGGCAGCAAGCGCCCCGTCACGCACGAGGTCGGGCTCGCCATCCTGCGCGGCGACTGGGAGAGCGCGGCGATGGCGTACCTCGGCAACCCCACGGAGTACGAGCCCGAGGACAGCAGTCGGGCCCGGCGCTTCGTCGAGGACACGCGGGACTGGCAGGCCGCCTTAGCGGAGTTCCCGAGCCGGCTGCGTTACGAGCGCACGATGCTCCACGAGCTCGCCGACGGCGGGGGCTTCCGGGACGCCGTGGAGACGTTCCCGTCGAACCTCCAGCGGCTGTTCGTCCACGCCGCCCAGTCGTACGCGTTCAACCGGATGCTCTCCGAGCGCATGGAGCGCGGGCTGCCGTTCCACGAGCCGGTCGAGGGCGACGTCGTGTGGTTCGCGGAATCGGACGCCCCGGAGGGCGTGGCGCGCCCGGATTCGAGCCGCGAGCAGCGCGTCACCGCCGACCGCGTGGACGTGATGGCGCGGCACTGCGCCCGCGGTCGGGCGTTCGTCACCGCGCCGCTGGTCGGCACCGACACCGAGCTCGCCGAGGGCGAACCGGGAGAAATCGAGCGCTCGGTGCTCGACGACCTCGACCTCGAACCCGCGGACTTCGACCTCCCCGGCGAGTTCGACTCCTCGGGGACTCGGCGCGCAGTCCTGCTCCGTCCCGACCTCGACGTTCGGAAGACGACTACGTCGTCTTCCGCAGTCAGCCGGAAGACAGAGTCTTCCGAGATGACGAGAGACGCCGACGGCGTCTCTCGAACCACCCATCAGAACGCAGAGCGTTCTGAGGACGTCGAGCGCGACCCGCTCGCCTTCGAGTTCTCGCTCCCCTCCGGGAGCTACGCGACGGTCGTCCTCCGCGAGTACCTGAAGACGAGCCCGCTGGACCTCTGA
- a CDS encoding prefoldin subunit beta, whose amino-acid sequence MQGNLPPEAQEKLEQLQDLQEKAQTVAAQKQQAETQLSDAETALDALDDIDEDATMYREVGELLVETDYDDAADDLEEKVDNLEVRVDTLQKQEERVQEQFEELQEELQDMLGGAGGGGPMGGPSA is encoded by the coding sequence ATGCAGGGTAATCTGCCGCCGGAAGCACAGGAGAAACTCGAGCAGCTACAGGACCTTCAGGAGAAAGCGCAGACGGTCGCGGCCCAGAAGCAGCAGGCCGAGACACAGCTCTCGGACGCCGAGACCGCCCTCGACGCCCTCGACGACATCGACGAGGACGCGACGATGTACCGCGAGGTCGGCGAGCTCCTCGTGGAGACCGACTACGACGACGCCGCCGACGACCTCGAGGAGAAGGTCGACAACCTCGAAGTCCGCGTCGACACCCTCCAGAAGCAGGAGGAGCGCGTGCAGGAGCAGTTCGAGGAGCTCCAGGAAGAGCTCCAGGACATGCTCGGCGGCGCCGGCGGCGGCGGTCCGATGGGCGGCCCGAGCGCGTAA
- a CDS encoding ferritin-like domain-containing protein — MTADETDDPTAHRSDTSNSRRGFLAGTGALGALALGSAFSTPVLASDEHGDEDASGDDEFEDDVAVLNYARTLEALEYRFYEAALDNIDEDDLACYGPFEEADDSVSDHVYEALEVVRDHEETHFETLGAVVEDLGGEPVEEPEFDFGSAVEEPDEFVATAVVLEDTGVGAYAGAAPSIENEDVVTSALSIHSVEARHASFLRVLDMQVPFPNAFDEALSRSEVLDRASQFIVEE; from the coding sequence ATGACAGCCGACGAGACCGACGACCCGACGGCGCACCGCTCGGACACCAGCAACTCCCGCAGGGGCTTCCTCGCCGGGACGGGCGCGCTCGGCGCGCTCGCGCTCGGGAGCGCCTTCTCCACGCCGGTGCTCGCGAGCGACGAGCACGGGGACGAGGACGCGAGCGGGGACGACGAGTTCGAGGACGACGTGGCCGTCCTCAACTACGCCCGGACGCTCGAAGCGCTCGAGTACCGGTTCTACGAGGCGGCACTGGACAACATCGACGAGGACGACCTCGCCTGCTACGGGCCGTTCGAGGAGGCCGACGACTCCGTCAGCGACCACGTCTACGAGGCGCTGGAGGTCGTCAGAGACCACGAGGAGACGCACTTCGAGACGCTCGGCGCGGTCGTCGAGGACCTGGGCGGCGAGCCCGTCGAGGAGCCGGAGTTCGACTTCGGATCCGCCGTCGAGGAGCCCGACGAGTTCGTCGCGACCGCGGTCGTCCTGGAGGACACGGGCGTCGGCGCGTACGCCGGCGCCGCCCCCTCCATCGAGAACGAGGACGTGGTGACGTCGGCGCTGAGCATCCACAGCGTCGAGGCCCGGCACGCGTCGTTCCTCCGGGTGCTCGACATGCAGGTACCGTTCCCGAACGCGTTCGACGAGGCGCTGTCCCGCTCGGAGGTCCTGGACCGCGCCTCGCAGTTCATCGTCGAGGAGTGA
- a CDS encoding DNA-directed RNA polymerase subunit P → MAYKCSRCKRDVELDEYGGVRCPYCGHRVLLKERSRDVKEVDVR, encoded by the coding sequence ATGGCGTACAAGTGCTCCCGCTGTAAGCGCGACGTCGAACTCGACGAGTACGGCGGGGTCCGGTGTCCGTACTGCGGGCACCGCGTCCTGCTGAAAGAGCGGAGCCGCGACGTCAAGGAAGTCGACGTCCGGTAA
- a CDS encoding alpha/beta hydrolase, with the protein MSEHSHGDVEEITGQYVHVEIDGVDHRVYYEANGPEDAQPILLQHTAGCNNQEWRHLLADEELAEDYRLIAYDLPFHGKSVPPKSEEWWAEDYTLTAEQFTDTIVGIADALDLDDPIFMGSSMGGNVTLELADWYPERFRALVGLETGAHSPGFYIDWLDHAHINTTEVNAYSCWGLMAKQSPEPARRETMYLYEQGATGVFKGDLYYYSVDHDYREKLGDIDATECPLYAVNGEYDYLTDPEMGEAVADGIGDGAVAVEMADIGHFPMSEHPELFNAYFKEILADIEGERDGSLPDVLTAEDVGVDV; encoded by the coding sequence ATGAGCGAACACAGTCACGGCGACGTCGAGGAGATCACGGGACAGTACGTCCACGTCGAGATCGACGGCGTCGACCACCGCGTCTACTACGAGGCCAACGGCCCCGAGGACGCCCAGCCGATTCTCCTCCAGCACACCGCCGGCTGCAACAACCAGGAGTGGCGCCACCTCCTCGCGGACGAGGAACTCGCCGAGGACTACCGCCTCATCGCGTACGACCTGCCGTTCCACGGGAAGTCCGTCCCGCCGAAGAGCGAGGAGTGGTGGGCCGAGGACTACACGCTGACCGCCGAGCAGTTCACGGACACCATCGTCGGCATCGCGGACGCGCTCGACCTCGACGACCCCATCTTCATGGGGTCGAGCATGGGCGGGAACGTCACGCTCGAACTCGCGGACTGGTACCCCGAGCGGTTCCGCGCGCTCGTCGGCTTAGAGACGGGCGCGCACAGCCCCGGGTTCTACATCGACTGGCTCGACCACGCCCACATCAACACGACGGAGGTCAACGCGTACTCCTGCTGGGGGCTGATGGCCAAGCAGAGCCCCGAGCCCGCGCGCCGCGAGACGATGTACCTCTACGAGCAGGGCGCCACGGGCGTGTTCAAGGGCGACCTCTACTACTACTCCGTCGACCACGACTACCGCGAGAAGCTCGGCGACATCGACGCCACGGAGTGCCCGCTGTACGCCGTCAACGGCGAGTACGACTACCTCACCGACCCCGAGATGGGCGAGGCGGTCGCGGACGGCATCGGCGACGGCGCGGTCGCCGTCGAGATGGCGGACATCGGCCACTTCCCGATGAGCGAGCACCCCGAGCTGTTCAACGCCTACTTCAAGGAGATTCTCGCGGACATCGAGGGCGAGCGCGACGGCTCGCTGCCCGACGTGCTCACCGCCGAGGACGTCGGCGTGGACGTCTGA
- a CDS encoding DUF2070 family protein, with product MTETQGELASLSKFIFRAPHWYTSVALSLVIAALAGVAAFDSQYVLEDAWQGVFFIGVPTVVASLATTPVDRFFGGQLTYSRSSLLAFACEVVVVVVLVAAGVVSTLTGRFGQNFVFDALVAALGLVFAIRFLVVLAVSRDSPLVAAVPASIQTATAGVLLFVYSGTMNLLTTGGSIASAYLSRPAEAPPEIQYAFVPQDFVLLAFLTALYGVAAYAFVVAIDRPWQRSLDVSVLDFISGFIGHIAEGTRELEGFFEQIGEEAVVPVTVLAFRTTDGHEEKARFVLPMIHPGPMGEIGGGNLPQRVAESATGLAFPPHATAGHDFNLVTEREVETLIDAADDAFESIEYGDSASAGVRVEEGEAKLLGQAFGDDALLVSTFSPGYADDVEYAVGLAATAEARVEGMDDVLLADAHNCNNGLGGDDLGHVYPGSKRSFDMIRGAGEAARRLDDADEGPLELGVAWDRTPWRPEDGIGPLGVRVAVLEAGGDRTAYVLVDGNNMEPGLREELVDALDAVDQAEIMTTDTHIVNTVESTNQVGAAIDWDELAALVVELTEEAVDDLDPVEAGMASERAEVTVFGNDRTETLASHANAVIAMGGVVAALAVLATVTISVLIFFLT from the coding sequence ATGACCGAGACGCAAGGCGAACTGGCGAGCCTCTCGAAGTTCATCTTCCGGGCGCCGCACTGGTACACGAGCGTCGCGCTCTCGCTGGTCATCGCGGCGCTCGCCGGCGTCGCCGCCTTCGACAGCCAGTACGTCCTCGAGGACGCCTGGCAGGGCGTCTTCTTCATCGGCGTGCCGACCGTCGTCGCGAGCCTCGCGACCACGCCCGTCGACCGCTTCTTCGGCGGCCAGCTCACGTACAGCCGGTCGTCACTGCTAGCGTTCGCGTGCGAGGTCGTGGTCGTCGTCGTGCTCGTCGCCGCCGGCGTCGTCTCCACGCTCACCGGCCGCTTCGGCCAGAACTTCGTCTTCGACGCGCTCGTCGCCGCGCTCGGGCTGGTGTTCGCGATCCGGTTCCTCGTCGTGCTCGCGGTCTCCCGGGACTCGCCGCTGGTCGCCGCGGTCCCCGCGAGCATCCAGACTGCCACCGCAGGGGTCCTGCTGTTCGTCTACAGCGGCACGATGAACCTCCTCACGACCGGCGGCAGCATCGCGAGCGCGTACCTCTCCCGGCCGGCCGAGGCGCCGCCGGAGATCCAGTACGCGTTCGTCCCCCAGGACTTCGTGCTGCTGGCGTTCCTCACCGCGCTGTACGGCGTCGCGGCGTACGCGTTCGTCGTCGCCATCGACCGGCCGTGGCAGCGCAGCCTCGACGTCAGCGTCCTCGACTTCATCAGCGGGTTCATCGGCCACATCGCCGAGGGCACCCGCGAACTGGAGGGGTTCTTCGAGCAGATCGGCGAGGAGGCCGTCGTCCCCGTGACGGTGCTGGCGTTCCGGACCACCGACGGCCACGAAGAGAAGGCCCGCTTCGTGCTGCCGATGATCCACCCCGGACCGATGGGCGAAATCGGCGGCGGCAACCTCCCGCAGCGGGTCGCCGAATCCGCTACCGGGCTGGCGTTCCCGCCCCACGCCACCGCCGGCCACGACTTCAACCTCGTCACCGAGCGCGAGGTCGAGACGCTCATCGACGCCGCCGACGACGCCTTCGAGTCCATCGAGTACGGCGACAGCGCCAGCGCCGGCGTCCGCGTCGAGGAGGGCGAAGCGAAGCTGCTCGGGCAGGCGTTCGGCGACGACGCGCTCCTCGTCTCCACGTTCTCGCCCGGCTACGCCGACGACGTCGAGTACGCCGTCGGGCTCGCCGCGACAGCCGAAGCCCGCGTCGAGGGCATGGACGACGTGCTGCTCGCGGACGCGCACAACTGCAACAACGGCCTGGGCGGCGACGACCTCGGGCACGTCTACCCCGGGAGCAAGCGCTCGTTCGACATGATCCGGGGCGCCGGCGAGGCCGCCCGCCGGCTCGACGACGCCGACGAGGGGCCGCTCGAACTCGGGGTCGCGTGGGACCGCACGCCGTGGCGACCCGAGGACGGCATCGGTCCGCTCGGCGTCCGCGTCGCTGTCCTCGAAGCCGGCGGCGACCGTACCGCGTACGTGCTCGTCGACGGGAACAACATGGAGCCCGGGCTCCGCGAGGAGCTCGTGGACGCCCTCGACGCCGTCGACCAGGCCGAAATCATGACCACGGACACCCACATCGTCAACACCGTCGAGTCCACGAACCAGGTCGGCGCGGCCATCGACTGGGACGAACTCGCGGCGCTCGTCGTCGAGCTCACCGAGGAAGCCGTCGACGACCTCGACCCCGTCGAGGCGGGCATGGCCAGCGAGCGCGCCGAAGTCACCGTCTTCGGCAACGACCGCACGGAGACGCTCGCCAGCCACGCCAACGCCGTCATCGCGATGGGCGGCGTGGTCGCCGCGCTCGCCGTGCTCGCGACCGTCACCATCAGCGTCCTCATCTTCTTCCTGACGTAG
- a CDS encoding KEOPS complex subunit Pcc1 encodes MAHGTDLVFDYGSPAVARVVERSVAVEAGDIEGDRSEASVERDGATVTVTVEAADLTALRAGNNTWLTLVEVAERAAAAARRERR; translated from the coding sequence GTGGCCCACGGAACGGACCTGGTTTTCGACTACGGTTCTCCCGCTGTCGCTCGCGTCGTCGAGCGCAGCGTCGCGGTGGAGGCCGGCGACATCGAGGGCGACCGCAGCGAGGCGTCCGTCGAGCGCGACGGCGCGACGGTCACCGTGACGGTCGAGGCCGCGGACCTGACCGCGCTGCGCGCCGGGAACAACACGTGGCTGACGCTGGTCGAGGTCGCCGAGCGCGCGGCAGCGGCTGCGCGGCGCGAGCGGCGCTGA
- a CDS encoding GMP synthase subunit A, with amino-acid sequence MTRILVVDNHGQFTHLEHRLLRDMDGVETETVDNTTPAADIDADGLVLSGGPDMADTGNCADYLDLDVPVLGICLGMQLIAAELGGRVESGEYGGYADVDVEILDDDDPLVGSLAPETRVWASHADEVVEVPDGFTRTAASDICDVEAISDTDRDLYGVQWHPEVAHTEEGEAVFENFVDVCE; translated from the coding sequence ATGACACGCATCCTCGTCGTCGACAACCACGGTCAGTTCACCCACCTGGAGCACAGGCTGCTCCGGGACATGGACGGGGTGGAGACCGAAACCGTCGACAACACGACGCCGGCGGCGGACATCGACGCCGACGGCCTCGTGCTCTCGGGCGGCCCCGACATGGCCGACACTGGGAACTGCGCGGACTACCTCGACCTCGACGTCCCCGTCCTCGGCATCTGCCTCGGCATGCAGCTCATCGCCGCCGAACTCGGCGGCCGCGTCGAGTCCGGCGAGTACGGCGGCTACGCCGACGTCGACGTCGAAATTCTCGACGACGACGACCCGCTCGTCGGGTCGCTCGCGCCCGAGACCCGCGTCTGGGCGAGCCACGCCGACGAAGTCGTCGAGGTCCCCGACGGCTTCACCCGCACCGCCGCCAGCGACATCTGCGACGTCGAAGCCATCTCGGACACCGACCGCGACCTCTACGGCGTCCAGTGGCACCCGGAGGTCGCACACACCGAGGAAGGCGAAGCAGTGTTCGAGAACTTCGTCGACGTCTGCGAGTAG
- a CDS encoding DUF3194 domain-containing protein → MGTAEEPTDEEVVEAAAEAAEGLVFSRLATGDVDDLDVTVTFEDGVLDVDVYVHAPDADADVEQVAEDAALAARGAVDDLFDEA, encoded by the coding sequence ATGGGAACCGCCGAGGAGCCGACCGACGAGGAAGTCGTCGAGGCCGCCGCGGAAGCCGCCGAGGGCCTCGTGTTCTCGCGGCTGGCGACCGGCGACGTCGACGACCTCGACGTCACGGTGACGTTCGAGGACGGCGTACTGGACGTGGACGTCTACGTGCACGCGCCGGACGCCGACGCGGACGTCGAGCAGGTCGCGGAGGACGCCGCGCTCGCGGCGCGCGGTGCGGTCGACGACCTGTTCGACGAAGCGTAG
- a CDS encoding carotenoid oxygenase family protein — protein sequence MADYRAGFRSADTEHDAVDLPVEGALPEWLSGALVRNGPGKFEAGEPGSGERFAHWFDGLALLRRFGFDDGSVELTTRFLRTEELRAVVEEGRLGAGQFGTGAGGSLLARLKHSVSPASTDNANVNVMRAGGDFLALTEVPTQVAFDPETLATEGRWAFDDDLDPHVACAHPVTDPETGATFNLSVRFGRRPEYVLTRLPEGRTSREVVARVALSEPVYVHSFALTPEHVVVAACPLVIDLWGLLRPGGHDTFLDALDWRPERPTRFVVVSRDSGDVVAAPTAPAFFTFHHANAFRRGDRLVVDLVAFEDAGVVDSLALDDLRAGSVRTIDGDLRRYSVPLDGGRATHEPVATGGLSLPRFDERRRGKPYRHVYATRTGGPGDAPNHLVGVDCWTGDTRVWGEPETFCGEPVFVPEPGGGEADGVVLSVVLDADRERSFLLVLDAATFEERARAWAPDVLPFDFHGQFYPSDSSRS from the coding sequence ATGGCCGACTACCGCGCCGGCTTCCGCTCGGCCGACACCGAGCACGACGCCGTCGACCTCCCGGTGGAGGGCGCCCTCCCGGAGTGGCTGAGCGGCGCGCTCGTCCGGAACGGCCCCGGGAAGTTCGAGGCGGGCGAACCGGGAAGCGGAGAACGGTTCGCGCACTGGTTCGACGGCCTCGCGCTCCTCCGCCGGTTCGGCTTCGACGACGGGAGCGTGGAACTCACGACGCGGTTTCTGCGCACCGAGGAGCTCCGCGCCGTCGTCGAGGAGGGACGACTCGGCGCCGGACAGTTCGGCACGGGCGCGGGCGGGAGCCTGCTCGCGCGCCTCAAGCACTCCGTGAGCCCGGCGTCGACGGACAACGCGAACGTGAACGTGATGCGCGCCGGCGGCGACTTCCTCGCACTCACCGAAGTCCCGACGCAGGTCGCCTTCGACCCGGAGACGCTGGCGACCGAGGGCCGGTGGGCGTTCGACGACGACCTGGACCCGCACGTGGCGTGTGCGCATCCGGTGACGGACCCCGAGACGGGCGCGACGTTCAACCTCTCCGTGCGCTTCGGCCGCCGCCCCGAGTACGTGCTCACGCGACTGCCCGAGGGCCGTACCAGCAGAGAGGTCGTCGCGCGGGTCGCGCTCTCCGAACCGGTCTACGTCCACAGCTTCGCGCTCACGCCCGAGCACGTCGTCGTCGCGGCGTGCCCGCTGGTCATCGACCTCTGGGGGCTGCTCCGGCCGGGCGGCCACGACACCTTCCTCGACGCGCTGGACTGGCGGCCCGAGCGCCCGACGCGGTTCGTCGTCGTCTCCCGCGACTCCGGGGACGTGGTCGCGGCGCCGACCGCGCCCGCGTTCTTCACGTTCCACCACGCGAACGCGTTCCGCCGCGGCGACCGCCTCGTCGTCGACCTCGTCGCGTTCGAGGACGCCGGCGTCGTGGACTCGCTCGCGCTCGACGACCTGCGGGCGGGGTCCGTCCGGACGATCGACGGCGATCTGCGGCGGTACTCGGTCCCGCTGGACGGCGGGCGCGCTACGCACGAGCCGGTCGCGACCGGCGGGCTCTCGCTCCCGCGGTTCGACGAGCGCCGCCGCGGGAAGCCCTACCGGCACGTCTACGCGACTCGCACCGGTGGCCCCGGAGACGCACCGAACCACCTCGTCGGCGTGGACTGCTGGACCGGGGACACCCGCGTCTGGGGGGAGCCGGAGACGTTCTGCGGCGAGCCCGTCTTCGTCCCCGAGCCTGGTGGCGGCGAGGCCGACGGCGTCGTGCTCTCGGTCGTCCTCGACGCCGACCGCGAGCGGTCGTTCCTGCTCGTGCTGGACGCCGCGACGTTCGAGGAGCGGGCGCGAGCGTGGGCACCGGACGTCCTCCCGTTCGACTTCCACGGGCAGTTCTACCCCAGCGACTCCTCCAGGTCGTGA
- the pth2 gene encoding peptidyl-tRNA hydrolase Pth2, translated as MKQVIAARTDIGMGQGKLAAQVAHASLKAYEYADEQAQRQWKQQGQAKVVVKAGSERELYQISEEAKAKGLPSAVIEDAGRTQLEPGTPTAVAVGPAADADVDEITGDLSLF; from the coding sequence ATGAAACAGGTCATCGCCGCCCGGACGGACATCGGGATGGGGCAGGGAAAGCTCGCCGCGCAGGTCGCCCACGCCTCCCTGAAGGCCTACGAGTACGCCGACGAGCAGGCCCAGCGCCAGTGGAAACAGCAGGGCCAGGCGAAGGTCGTGGTGAAGGCCGGCAGCGAGCGCGAGCTCTACCAGATATCCGAGGAGGCGAAGGCGAAGGGGCTGCCGTCAGCGGTCATCGAGGACGCGGGCCGCACGCAGCTGGAGCCCGGGACGCCGACGGCGGTCGCAGTCGGGCCGGCGGCGGACGCGGACGTGGACGAAATCACGGGCGACCTCTCGCTGTTCTGA
- a CDS encoding 50S ribosomal protein L37ae yields MAKKGSAGSAGRFGARYGRVSRRRVSEIEDEMNDDHTCPDCGSDAVAREGTGVWQCDKCGHKYAGGAYKPQTPGGRAVTRSIRAALGEGDADVEVEADVEAVEE; encoded by the coding sequence ATGGCTAAGAAGGGCTCCGCGGGGAGCGCCGGCCGATTCGGCGCGCGCTACGGCCGCGTCTCCCGGCGTCGCGTCTCCGAAATCGAGGACGAGATGAACGACGACCACACCTGTCCGGATTGCGGTTCCGACGCCGTCGCCCGCGAGGGCACTGGCGTCTGGCAGTGCGACAAGTGCGGTCACAAGTACGCGGGCGGCGCGTACAAGCCGCAGACCCCGGGCGGGCGCGCCGTCACGCGCTCGATTCGCGCGGCGCTCGGCGAGGGCGACGCGGACGTCGAAGTCGAGGCCGACGTCGAAGCCGTCGAGGAATAA